AGCCAAACGTGACCCAGTTTCTTGTTGTGTTTGGAGATTCATGAGAACCCAGCCACCTGCACTAATCTATCGTTCTAATCTCAACGCAAATCAACATAACTTAATGCATTCCCCGATTAGTGTATAGGGCTATGGGTTGTTTTTTGTATCTCAAACTACGTTCTGGCAGGAGAACATCCACCGATTAACCTGGGGACGGGATTTCCAGCTTTACAGCAAGTGTATCGGAGTTAACACTTGATCTCGCTTTCATCGGCTTAACTGAGAGAGTATTATCAGCAAATCCCGACGATTGGCAGGAACTCTACCATGCTGAATGTCCGCCCTTTTCACTCTTTAGGAAACCCTAACTCTCAATCGACCTATGAAGTTAATGGGTTGCGATCGCCTCAGGCTCCTAAGATGGAGGTGCGGGACGTCTATAAATCGTTTTCAGTGCAGGGCAAGCCGTTGATGGTGCTGCAAGGGATTAACTTGCAACTCTATTCCAGAGAGTTTGTTTGTCTTGTGGGCACCTCTGGCTGTGGCAAATCAACCCTGCTCAACATCGTCGCAGGTTTAGTTGCTCCCTCCGCAGGGCAAGTCCTGGTCGATGGCGAAGTAGTTTTGGGTCCAGGTTCCGATCGTGGCATGGTGTTTCAGGGCTATACCCTCTATCCCTGGCTCACGGTTTCAGAAAACATTGCCTTTGGTTTGCAACTCCGCAAGATGCCCAAAGCCGAGCAGCAGGAGCGAGTGGCATATTATCTCGATGTGGTCGGGTTAACCCAGTTTGCCAAGGCATATCCCAAACAGCTTTCAGGCGGGATGAAACAACGAGTGGCGATCGCTCGTGCTCTAGCCAACGAACCAGAAGTGCTGTTAATGGATGAACCCTTTGGTGCGCTGGATGCCCAAACCAAAGAGCAAATGCAGCAGTTTTTGCTTGACCTGTGGGGGCGTACCCACGTTACGGTGCTGATGATCACTCATGATGTAGAGGAGGCAATTTTCCTGTCTCAGCGGGTGTATGTCATGAGTAGTCGCCCTGGAAAGCTCAAGTTAGAAGTGCCGATCGCCCTTCCAGAACAACGCGATCTGGAAATCAAACTCTCCTCAGAGTTTGTGGATATCAAACGCGACATCATTCACGCACTGCGGGATGAGGGGTAAGGCGGAAAGGATAAAGGCTGAAGGATAAAAGAAGGAAGAAAGAAAAGAGAAGAGAGAAAAAAGAAGACGGAAGAGGGAAGAGGAAAGGCTGAAGAATAAAGGCTGAAGGATAAAGGCTGAGAGATAAACGAAGTCAAGCAGGATAAAGGCGA
This Oscillatoria sp. FACHB-1407 DNA region includes the following protein-coding sequences:
- a CDS encoding ABC transporter ATP-binding protein, which encodes MEVRDVYKSFSVQGKPLMVLQGINLQLYSREFVCLVGTSGCGKSTLLNIVAGLVAPSAGQVLVDGEVVLGPGSDRGMVFQGYTLYPWLTVSENIAFGLQLRKMPKAEQQERVAYYLDVVGLTQFAKAYPKQLSGGMKQRVAIARALANEPEVLLMDEPFGALDAQTKEQMQQFLLDLWGRTHVTVLMITHDVEEAIFLSQRVYVMSSRPGKLKLEVPIALPEQRDLEIKLSSEFVDIKRDIIHALRDEG